Within Ralstonia pickettii DTP0602, the genomic segment GATCAGGCCGCGGCCTGGCTGCGCGGCGCCGACACGCTGTTTATCGCGACCAGCCATACGGCGTCGGAAGCAGAGGGCGCGCACACCGGCGGCGTGGATGTCTCGCACCGTGGCGGCAAGGCGGGCTTTATCCGCGTCGACGACGACGGCACGCTGACCTTTCCGGACTTCAACGGCAACAACTACTTCAATACGGTCGGCAACCTGCTTGCCAACCCGCGTGCCGGGCTGGTCGTGCCGGATTTTGCCGACGGCTCGCTGCTGCATGTCGGCGGGCGCGCCGAAGTGGTCTGGGACGGCGCCGAACTGGCGTCATTCGCCGGCGCCGAGCGGCTGGTGCGGCTGCATGTCGAGCATGTGGTGCGGCGCCCGGGCGTGCTGCCGCTGCGCTGGCAGTTGCGGGAGTATTCGCCGGTGCTGGAGGATACGGGGGCCTGGCCGGCGACGTGAGTAGCGGCGCGCGTCAGGACAACCGGAGCGATGGCCGCCGCGCTCAGTCGCGCCCGCGGTACTTCAGGCCGGCGCAACGGCCGACCAAGGTGGTGACGCAGCAGGCATTGCCGCGCCATTCCCCGCCGATCACGATGCCGTCCGGGCCTGCCACCAGCTTGCGCTGGCAATGCCCGGGCATCGGCGTGCGTTCCATGCCGGCATCGCGCGGGCCGGTGCCCGGCGGCCGCGCGGCCGGGATGGTGTCGTTCCACACGTAGGCCGTGCCGGAGGGCATGGCCTGTACCGCTTGCGGGGGTCCCCACTGGCGTTTGGCTTCGTCGATGGAAACATTCTTCCAGGAATCGAAGACGTTCTGCATGGCGCTGGCTTCCAGGCCCGCGCAGGCGCCTGTGGCGGCCATCGCCCACATGGCGGCCAGGCATGCGCGCAGCCGGGCGGCGCCGCAGACTTTCTCGGCGGGACGAACTGGGTTGGCAGACATGATCACTCCGCGTCGGCGCTGCCGGCCGCAAGAGCCGGTCTGTGGAGACTAACGGAGGCGAGGGCCGCGTCGCAAGCACGTTTTGCGCGATGGCGAACAGAGCCCGGGCAGGAAGTCTTCAGTCGGCGAACAGACCCAGGGTTTGCTGTCCGGCAGCGGACGGTGCCTTGCGCGCGGCCAGCCCGGGCGGGGCACGCAGCGGGCGCGGCGCTTCGGCAGGGGCTTCGGGTGCCGTCAGCGCGAAGGCCTTCGCCACGGCCATCGGCACCGCCTGCGGCATCCATTGCGCCATGCGGGGCGCGAGAATCTGGTACGTGTCGAGGTCGAATCGTGCGGGCGCACCGGCCAGCGCCTGTGCTTCCTCCAGCGTGCCGGCGCAGCCGAGGTAGCACCAGTCCTCAACCACATGCCACCACGCGCGCTCGCCATGCTGCTCGCGCCAGGCGACCGGACCATCGAAGGGCCAGCGCATCAGCGCGATCGGGGCCAGCGCGGCGGCCAGCCGGGCGCGGTGCCCCGCCAGGGGTTCGGCGCCGACGCAGGCGCCGGCGCAGCGGTGGACCTGGCGCGCAAAGCAGGGGCTGCCGCGGAGCGTGGTTTTTTCCAGCGACAGCGTGGCCATGCACAGGCCATGCTCTTCCGCCAGCGCGCGCAAACGCGCCTCGGCCGCGCCGCGGCTGCCGAACACGCCAAAGAGGTCGCGATGGCGGCAGAAGTTGGTGTCGCGGTCCGAGCGCAGGCGCGGCACGGGCAGTTGTTGCGGCAACTCCCAGGCGTAGAGCCGGGCATTGCGGCGCAGCAGCTGGTTGTGCACGGGCTGCAGGCTTTTGACCAGTTGGGCTTCGAGCAGCAGCGCGCCGGTCTCGCCGCCGGTTTCGCGCCATTCGACGCGGCGTACCAGCCGGGCCAGCCGCATGTCCTTGCCGTATCGATAGTCGCCCGAGAAATGGGCACCGATGCGCTGCCGCAGGTGCACGCTCTTGCCAACATAGAGCGGCACGTCCTGGTCGCCATAGAAGAGATAGACGCCGGGCGTGGCGGGCACGTCCTCCAGCGCGGTTTCTTCCAGGCCGGCCGGCAGGCTGGCGCGCCGCACCAGCGTGCGCACCGCGGATTCCACCAGCTCGACCGAATAGGTAGCGTGGATCTTCTGCCAGAACTGCCATAGCAGCTCGGCATCGGCCAGCGCGCGGTGGCGTCCCTTGGGCGTCAGGCCGAAGCGGGCGATCAGCGCGTCGAGGCCGTGGCGCTCCACGGATGGGAACAGCGAGCGCGACAGCCGTACCGTACACAGCACATCGGCGCGGAAGGTGACGCCGGCGCGACGGAACGCGTTCTTCAGGAAGCCATAGTCGAAGCGCGCGTTGTGCGCGACGAACAGCCGTCCTTGCAGGCGCTCGGCCAGCGATTCGGCGAGTGATTCGAAGGTGGGTTGTCCCAGCACCATCTCGTCGGTGATACCGGTCATGCGCTGGATAAACGGCGGGATCGACATGCCGGGGTCGAGCAGGGTGTCCCATTCGACGATGCCGTCCGGGCCCACTTCGACCACTCCTATTTCAGTGATGCGGTCGCGCTGCGCGTCGGCGCCGGTGGTTTCCAGGTCGACAAAGACAATAGGACGCGACAGCGCGGCGGCCAGCGCCTGGGCGTCGGGAAAGCGTGCGCCGTCGGCTGGCAGGCGCGACGGCAGATAGGTGGGTATGTCCGACATCCGCTGATTTTACGGGGCCTGCAATGGCGGCACGAAGAAGTTTTCAGAAACCGCTTGCCAGCCCGCTCTGCCTCCCTTAATATTCGCCCCCTCGCAACACAACGCAGCGCTGCAAAGCAGGCGCAGCAAGGGTTGCGGGGTCGGCCGGGAGGTTGGCGCAGCGAGGTTTGCAGCGCTGACCGCAGCAAAAAAAGATTGCTGAAACGGTTGACGAAACGAAGAAAGCTCTGCATAATCTCTTTCTCTGCTGCTGACGCAGCGACGCAAACGGCAAAGCCGGAGGCGAGGTCGAAAGACCGGGTTCTTTAACAACCAAACAACCGATAAGTGTGGGCGCTGGGTAGCGGACGCCGCTGTCTTCGGACAGTGTTGCTTCAAAAGTTATCAGTGCTCGCACAGCAAAACGTGACTGGATCTTCGGATCTGGTCAGTCAGTTTTCTGAGAGTGAGCGACCGCTCGAAAGAGCGAGGGCCCGCGAGGGTCCACACAGAGATTGAACTGAAGAGTTTGATCCTGGCTCAGATTGAACGCTGGCGGCATGCCTTACACATGCAAGTCGAACGGCAGCACGGGCTTCGGCCTGGTGGCGAGTGGCGAACGGGTGAGTAATACATCGGAACGTGCCCTGTAGTGGGGGATAACTAGTCGAAAGATTAGCTAATACCGCATACGACCTGAGGGTGAAAGCGGGGGACCGCAAGGCCTCGCGCTACAGGAGCGGCCGATGTCTGATTAGCTAGTTGGTGGGGTAAGAGCCTACCAAGGCGACGATCAGTAGCTGGTCTGAGAGGACGATCAGCCACACTGGGACTGAGACACGGCCCAGACTCCTACGGGAGGCAGCAGTGGGGAATTTTGGACAATGGGGGCAACCCTGATCCAGCAATGCCGCGTGTGTGAAGAAGGCCTTCGGGTTGTAAAGCACTTTTGTCCGGAAAGAAATGGCCTGGGATAATACCCCGGGTCGATGACGGTACCGGAAGAATAAGCACCGGCTAACTACGTGCCAGCAGCCGCGGTAATACGTAGGGTGCGAGCGTTAATCGGAATTACTGGGCGTAAAGCGTGCGCAGGCGGTTTTGTAAGACAGGCGTGAAATCCCCGAGCTTAACTTGGGAATGGCGCTTGTGACTGCAAGGCTAGAGTATGTCAGAGGGGGGTAGAATTCCACGTGTAGCAGTGAAATGCGTAGAGATGTGGAGGAATACCGATGGCGAAGGCAGCCCCCTGGGACGTCACTGACGCTCATGCACGAAAGCGTGGGGAGCAAACAGGATTAGATACCCTGGTAGTCCACGCCCTAAACGATGTCAACTAGTTGTTGGGGATTCATTTCTTCAGTAACGTAGCTAACGCGTGAAGTTGACCGCCTGGGGAGTACGGTCGCAAGATTAAAACTCAAAGGAATTGACGGGGACCCGCACAAGCGGTGGATGATGTGGATTAATTCGATGCAACGCGAAAAACCTTACCTACCCTTGACATGCCACTAACGAAGCAGAGATGCATTAGGTGCCCGAAAGGGAAAGTGGACACAGGTGCTGCATGGCTGTCGTCAGCTCGTGTCGTGAGATGTTGGGTTAAGTCCCGCAACGAGCGCAACCCTTGTCTTTAGTTGCTACGCAAGAGCACTCTAGAGAGACTGCCGGTGACAAACCGGAGGAAGGTGGGGATGACGTCAAGTCCTCATGGCCCTTATGGGTAGGGCTTCACACGTCATACAATGGTGCGTACAGAGGGTTGCCAACCCGCGAGGGGGAGCCAATCCCAGAAAACGCATCGTAGTCCGGATCGTAGTCTGCAACTCGACTACGTGAAGCTGGAATCGCTAGTAATCGCGGATCAGCATGCCGCGGTGAATACGTTCCCGGGTCTTGTACACACCGCCCGTCACACCATGGGAGTGGGTTTTGCCAGAAGTAGTTAGCCTAACCGCAAGGAGGGCGATTACCACGGCAGGGTTCATGACTGGGGTGAAGTCGTAACAAGGTAGCCGTATCGGAAGGTGCGGCTGGATCACCTCCTTTCCAGAGGCTTGTGTCTCAAGCCTAGCGTTCACACTTATCGGTTTGTTTGCTGTTACAGCCAAGGGTCTGTAGCTCAGGTGGTTAGAGCACCGTCTTGATAAGGCGGGGGTCGTAGGTTCAAGTCCTACCAGACCCACCAAGTTATCCATGCGGGGGATTAGCTCAGCTGGGAGAGCACCTGCTTTGCAAGCAGGGGGTCGTCGGTTCGATCCCGTCATCCTCCACCATCACCTGGTACCTTGGATTGGTTGTCAAATGCAAGCGCTTAGCATTGAGCGTTTGCATTTGGCATTGCCAAGCGATCTAACGATCGGCTGTTCTTTAACAATATGGGATGTAGTAAAGGTGTCGCGCGAGCGTTGATGAGACGCTGCAGTACCAACGCGATACCGGGTTGTGATTGTATCAACCAAAATGTATTTAAGTGATCGAAAGATGACTTGGAATACGGCACAAATGCGAGAACTCATCCTGTAGCGAGGTCTTCGAGCGATCGAGACACACTCGTTATAGGGTCAAGCGAACAAGTGCATGTGGTGGATGCCTTGGCGATCACAGGCGATGAAGGACGCGGTAGCCTGCGAAAAGCTTCGGGGAGCTGGCAAACAAGCTTTGATCCGGAGATGTCCGAATGGGGAAACCCGGCCCGTATGGGTCATCCCACACTGAATTCATAGGTGTGGGAAGCGAACGCGGCGAACTGAAACATCTAAGTAGCTGCAGGAACAGAAATCAACCGAGATTCCCAGAGTAGTGGCGAACGAAATGGGAACAGCCTTGTACTCTTTAGCAGCATTGTTAGCAGAACGGGATGGAAAGCCCGGCCCTAGCAGGTGATAGCCCTGTATGCGAAAACAGCGTTGTGGAACTAGGTGTACGACAAGTAGGGCGGGACACGTGAAATCCTGTCTGAAGATGGGGGGACCATCCTCCAAGGCTAAATACTCGTGATCGACCGATAGTGAACCAGTACCGTGAGGGAAAGGCGAAAAGAACCCCGGGAGGGGAGTGAAATAGATCCTGAAACCGCATGCATACAAACAGTCGGAGCCCTTTCGGGGGTGACGGCGTACCTTTTGTATAATGGGTCAGCGACTTACATTCAGTGGCAAGCTTAACCGATTAGGGAAGGCGTAGCGAAAGCGAGTCCGAACAGGGCGTTGAGTCGCTGGGTGTAGACCCGAAACCAGATGATCTATCCATGGCCAGGTTGAAGGTGCGGTAACACGTACTGGAGGACCGAACCCACTAACGTTGAAAAGTTAGGGGATGAGCTGTGGATAGGGGTGAAAGGCTAAACAAATCTGGAAATAGCTGGTTCTCTCCGAAAACTATTTAGGTAGTGCCTCGTGTCTCACCTTCGGGGGTAGAGCACTGTCATGGTTGGGGGGTCTATTGCTGATTACCCCGCCATAGCAAACTCCGAATACCGAAGAGTGCAATCACGGGAGACAGACATCGGGTGCTAACGTCCGGTGTCAAGAGGGAAACAACCCAGACCGCCAGCTAAGGTCCCCAAGATTGGCTAAGTGGGAAACGAAGTGGGAAGGCTAAAACAGTCAGGAGGTTGGCTTAGAAGCAGCCACCCTTTAAAGAAAGCGTAATAGCTCACTGATCGAGTCGTCCTGCGCGGAAGATGTAACGGGGCTAAGCCAGTCACCGAAGCTGCGGACGCACGCAAGTGCGTGGTAGGAGAGCGTTCTGTAAGCCTGTGAAGGTGTCTTGTAAAGGATGCTGGAGGTATCAGAAGTGCGAATGCTGACATGAGTAGCGATAAAGGGGGTGAAAGGCCCCCTCGCCGTAAGCCCAAGGTTTCCTACGCAACGTTCATCGGCGTAGGGTGAGTCGGCCCCTAAGGCGAGGCAGAGATGCGTAGCTGATGGGAAGCAGGTTAATATTCCTGCACCGTCGTATGATGCGATGGGGGGACGGATCGCGGAAGGTTGTCCGGGTGTTGGAAGTCCCGGTCCCTGCATTGGAGAAGGCGCTCAGGCAAATCCGGGCGCGGAATTCAAGGATGCGGGGCGAGCGGCCTAGTGCTGCGAAGCAATTGGAAGTGGTTCCAAGAAAAGCCTCTAAGCTTCAGTCATACGAGACCGTACCGCAAACCGACACAGGTGGGCGAGATGAGTATTCTAAGGCGCTTGAGAGAACTCGGGAGAAGGAACTCGGCAAATTGGTACCGTAACTTCGGGATAAGGTACGCCCTGGTAGCTTGACTGGCCTGCGCCAGAAGGGTGACGGGGTTGCAATAAAATGGTGGCTGCGACTGTTTAATAAAAACACAGCACTCTGCAAACACGAAAGTGGACGTATAGGGTGTGACGCCTGCCCGGTGCCGGAAGATTAAATGATGGGGTGCAAGCTCTTGATTGAAGTCCCGGTAAACGGCGGCCGTAACTATAACGGTCCTAAGGTAGCGAAATTCCTTGTCGGGTAAGTTCCGACCTGCACGAATGGCGTAACGATGGCCACACTGTCTCCTCCCGAGACTCAGCGAAGTTGAAGTGTTTGTGATGATGCAATCTCCCCGCGGCTAGACGGAAAGACCCCATGAACCTTTACTGTAGCTTTGCATTGGACTTTGAACCGATCTGTGTAGGATAGGTGGGAGGCTTTGAAGCGTGGACGCTAGTTCACGTGGAGCCGTCCTTGAAATACCACCCTGGTTTGTTTGAGGTTCTAACCTTGGCCCGTGAATCCGGGTCGGGGACAGTGCATGGTAGGCAGTTTGACTGGGGCGGTCTCCTCCCAAAGTGTAACGGAGGAGTTCGAAGGTACGCTTGGTACGGTCGGACATCGTACCTAAAGTGCAATGGCAAAAGCGTGCTTAACTGCGAGACCGACAAGTCGAGCAGGTGCGAAAGCAGGACATAGTGATCCGGTGGTTCTGAATGGAAGGGCCATCGCTCAACGGATAAAAGGTACTCTGGGGATAACAGGCTGATACCGCCCAAGAGTTCATATCGACGGCGGTGTTTGGCACCTCGATGTCGGCTCATCTCATCCTGGGGCTGTAGCCGGTCCCAAGGGTATGGCTGTTCGCCATTTAAAGAGGTACGTGAGCTGGGTTTAAAACGTCGTGAGACAGTTTGGTCCCTATCTGCCGTGGGCGTTGGAATCTTGACGGGGGCTGCTCCTAGTACGAGAGGACCGGAGTGGACGTACCGCTGGTGTACCTGTTGTCTCGCCAGAGGCATCGCAGGGTAGCTATGTACGGAAGAGATAACCGCTGAAAGCATCTAAGCGGGAAACTCGCCTGAAGATGAGGATTCCCTGGAGGCTTGACCTCCTTGAAGGGTCGTTCGAGACCAGGACGTTGATAGGCTGGGTGTGGAAGCGCAGTAATGCGTTAAGCTAACCAGTACTAATTGCCCGTAAGGCTTGATCCTATAACCAGTGTGTTTTATCTGGTATGTGTGATCGCGACTGTGCCGAAACAGTTGACACAAGACGCACAACCCCAACTACATCCCTATTCGCAGCGTTGGCCTCAACCCCAGCGTTGCAACCCCTTATGCCTGGTGACCATAGCGAGTTGGAACCACCCCTTCCCATCCCGAACAGGTCCGTGAAACGACTCCGCGCCGATGATAGTGCGGATTACCCGTGTGAAAGTAGGTCATCGCCAGGCTCTTATACCGCAGAACCCCAGCCCTAACAGGCTGGGGTTTTTGCTTTTTAGAGCGCGGAATTCAGCGCCGGCGCTCTCTCCAACAGCACGCAAGTTGATTAAATTCCAGCGTCCAGCTTAGTCCGACCGAATCGTCATCGAATTCAGCAGTGGGTTGCCGTGGCCAGCGGCGCCGCTACGCGATACGTGCTCTGCACGAAGCCGCTTTCGTATGTCGTGGTGCGCAGATGCTCCAGCCGGATATCGTGCCCGGCATCGCCGAACAGCGGAATACCGCTGCCGATCAGCATCGGGATACGCGTGATGGTCAGCGTATCGATCAGCCCTTCAGCCAGGAACGACTGGATCAGCTTGCCCCCGTCGACATAGACGCTCTTGGCGCCGGCTGCGGCCAGCGCCGCTGCGGCGTCGTGCACGGTGCCGTGCTGCAGGCTGACCTGACCCGCAAGCGCGGGCGGGATGGCGGCGTCATCGAGCGTGTTGCTTATTACGACGACGCGCTTGCCCACGTAAGGCCACGGATCGAAGCTCAGCACCTTCTCGTAGGTGTGCCGGCCCAGCAGCAGCGTGTCGATGGACTGCATGTAGGCGGCATAGCCGTGATCGTCGGTGGAGGTGGTGGCCGTGAGAAGCCAGTCCAGATCGCCGTCGGCGCGGGCGATGAAGCCGTCGAGGCTGGCGGCGATAAAGACGGAAAAACGCAGGTTCGGTGAGGTGGTCACGCGGGCGCTCCGGTGCGGGCCGGCCGGGCCATGGACTGGCCCGCCGGTTCCGGCCGCTATGCTACCCCGAAGCGCGCAGCCAGCGCTCAGGCAGTTTCCGCGACGCGTATTTCCACCAGCAGCTTCTTCAGCTCCGGCACGCACGAACCGCAGTTGCCGCCGGCTTTAACGCAGGCGGTGATCTCGGCCGGCGTCTTCAGGTCGTGCTTGCGCACCGCATCGCAGATAGTGTTGCGGCCCACGCCGAAGCACGAGCACACCGTCGGGCCGGTATCGGCGCCTTCCTCCATCGGCTGGCCAAGCAGCAGGCCGATGCGATCGGTATCCTCGAGTCGCTCGCGGCCGAACAGGCCGGCGAGCCACGCGCGGGACGGCAGCTCGGGTCGCGTAGACACGTAGACGCAGGCTTCGAGCCGGTCGTTGACAACGTAGCCGGCATGGTAGACGCCAGCGGTGCGGTCTTCGTACTCGAGCCAGTCGGCGTCCGGATCGGTCACGCCGAGCAGCGCGCGCGCCCAGGTGGCGCGGTCGGCGATGGCTTCGCGGCCGGCGAATTCGTAGCGCTGGAACTGGCGGCCCTGCACGCGCGTCCAGTAGGTCAGCGCCTCGGCCGGTAGCTCGCTCCGGCTCAGCACAAAGCCGTGCCAGTTCACGCCGAACGGCTCCACGCGCACCGGCGTGTGCTTGAACTCGGGCTCGCCCGATACGGGATCGACCACCGGGTTGACCAGCGCGCCGACGCGCGCATCCGAGCTGAACTGGCCGTTCCAGTGGATCGGCACGAACACGCTGCCGCGCGGGATGCCGCCGCCGTGGTGCACGCGTGCCACCATCGCGCCCCAGCGCGTGCTGACGCGCGCCAGCTTGCCTTCACCGACGCCGCACAGCAGCGCGTCCTGCGGGTGCATGTCGACGAAGGGCTCGGGCAGGTGGTCGGCCAGCCGCGCCGACTTGCCGGTGCGCGTCATGGTGTGCCACTGGTCGCGCACGCGGCCGGTGTTGAGGATCAGCGGGAAATCGTCGTCCGGCGCATGGGCCGGCGCGCGCGGCGGCGTGGCAACAAAGCGGGCCAGGCCGTCGGCGTGGGCGTAGCGGCCGTCGCGGAACAGGCGGCGCGAATCGGTCGTGGCATTGGCCGGCACGGGCCATTGCACCGGCTCCAGCGTGTCGTAGTGCTCCTTGTCCATGCCGGCGAGCCCGCCGATATCGAACACGCGCGGCGCATCATCGTTGCGCCAGGCGCTCA encodes:
- a CDS encoding ethanolamine utilization protein (K02342: DPO3E, dnaQ; DNA polymerase III subunit epsilon [EC:2.7.7.7]) → MSDIPTYLPSRLPADGARFPDAQALAAALSRPIVFVDLETTGADAQRDRITEIGVVEVGPDGIVEWDTLLDPGMSIPPFIQRMTGITDEMVLGQPTFESLAESLAERLQGRLFVAHNARFDYGFLKNAFRRAGVTFRADVLCTVRLSRSLFPSVERHGLDALIARFGLTPKGRHRALADAELLWQFWQKIHATYSVELVESAVRTLVRRASLPAGLEETALEDVPATPGVYLFYGDQDVPLYVGKSVHLRQRIGAHFSGDYRYGKDMRLARLVRRVEWRETGGETGALLLEAQLVKSLQPVHNQLLRRNARLYAWELPQQLPVPRLRSDRDTNFCRHRDLFGVFGSRGAAEARLRALAEEHGLCMATLSLEKTTLRGSPCFARQVHRCAGACVGAEPLAGHRARLAAALAPIALMRWPFDGPVAWREQHGERAWWHVVEDWCYLGCAGTLEEAQALAGAPARFDLDTYQILAPRMAQWMPQAVPMAVAKAFALTAPEAPAEAPRPLRAPPGLAARKAPSAAGQQTLGLFAD